From uncultured Fusobacterium sp.:
CCAACAAGAACTGGTTGTCCTTTAGCATGTAGTTCTTCAATTCTAGCTATAATAGCGTTTATCTTCTCTTTATGAGTTTTATAAACTAAATCTGGATGATCTATTCTTTGTACTGGTTTATTTGTAGGTATAACTATTACCTCAAGTCCATAAGTATGTACAAATTCAGCAGCTTCTGTTTCAGCAGTTCCTGTCATTCCTGAAAGTTTATTATACATTCTAAAGTAGTTTTGAAGTGTAATAGATGCAAGAGTTTGGTTTTCTCCAGCAATATTTACTCCCTCTTTAGCTTCAATAGCTTGGTGAAGTCCATCTGAATATCTTCTTCCTTCCATAGCTCTTCCAGTAAACTCATCTATAATTATTACTTGTCCCTCTCTTACAAGGTAATCTTTATCTCTTTTAAATAGCTCTTTAGCTTTTAAAGCTTGGTTTAAATAGTGAGTTAACTCTACATTTTCAGGAGAATATAGGTTGTCTATCTTTAGAAGTTTTTCAACTTTTGCTACTCCTTTTTCAGTAAGAACTATATTCTTAGCCTTTTCATCAACTTCATAATCTCCCCATTTTTCAGGTGGAATATTCATCTCTTTTTTAGCTTTAACATCTTTTATTCCTTCAGTTTCATAACTTCTACTTAACATAGAAACTATTTGATAGAATATCTTATACCATTTTGTTGTTTCAGTTGCAGCTCCTGAAATTATCAATGGAGTTCTAGCCTCATCAATTAAAATTGAGTCAACTTCGTCAACTATACAATAGTTTAACTCTCTTTGAACCTTTTCATCTGCACTTGCAACCATGTTATCTCTTAAATAGTCAAAACCAAACTCAGAGTTTGTTCCATATGTAATATCACTATTATACGCAGTTTTTCTAGCTTCTGTATTTAATCCATTTAAGATAACTCCTGAAGTTAATCCTAAGAATTCATATACTCTTCCCATCATATCTCTATCTCTAGCAGCTAGATAGTCGTTAACTGTGATGATGTGAACACCTTTTCCAGTTAAGGCATTTAAGTAAACTGGACAAGTTGCCACAAGAGTTTTACCTTCCCCTGTCTTCATTTCAGTTATCTTTCCTTCATGAAGAACTATTCCCCCTATAAGTTGTACATCATAGTGTCTAAGTCCAAGAACTCTTTTTGATGCTTCTCTTACAGTTGCAAATGCTTCTGGAAGAATTGCATCAAGTGTCTCACCTTGTGATAATCTTTCTTTGAAATAAGCTGTTTTTTCTCTAAGTTGTTCATCAGTAAGTTTTTGGAAATCTGGTTCAAGTTTATTGATAGCATCAACTATTTTTCTAATTCTCTTTATCTCTCTATCATTTTTAGTACCAAATATCTTTTTGAAAATTTCTCCTATCATCCTTTGATTCCTCTCTTTAATAATTATTATTCTGACACTTTATCAAGATATATGCTACCATAAATCGGTCAGATAGTCAATCTAAGGTAATTATTTATCTAATTTTTTATTACTTTTTTCCACAGATTTCTAAAAATTCATCTTCTGTTAAAATTTTAACTGTTCCTAATTCTTGAGCTTTTTTCAACTTGCTTCCTGCTTTCTCCCCGATAATTAGATAATCAAGGTTTTTGCTTACTGCTGAAAGATTTTTTCCTCCAAGTTTTTCAATCTCCTCTTTTATCTCTTCCCTTTTAAAGTTTTTTAATGTCCCTGTAAACAAGAAAGTTTTTCCTTCAAAAATTCTCTCTTCACTACTTTGCTCCTCTTTAACCTCTTGAGCAAATTGTAATCCATATCCTCTTAATACCTCTATTAATTGTATATTTTCACTATCTCTAAAGAAATCATAAACCGCCTTTGCTCCCTTATCTCCAACACCATCTATTTCCATAAGTTCTTCTACACTCATATTCATAAGCTTATCTATATTTCCACTTGCATTAGCTAAAAGTTTTCCTGAATATTTTCCTATAAAAGGTATTCCTAAAGCATATAATACCTTTGAATAATCTCTTTTTTTACTTTCTTCAATTGATTCTAAAAGTTTTTCTACACTTCTTTTTCCCATTTTTTCAATTTTAACTAACTCTTCTTCATGAGATTTAAGATTATATATATCACCTGCATTTTTTATAAAACCAAGCTCCAACATTTTCTCAACCATCTTGCTACCAAAACCACTTATATTCATAGCATCTCTTGAAACAAAATACTCTATTCTTCCCTTTATCTTTCCAGGGCAATTTGGGTTAGTACACTTTATATCTACTTGCCCTTCCTCTCTAGCTACTGGACTTTGACAAACTGGACACTCTGTTGGTTCAACTATTTGAATTTCACTTCCATCTCTAAACTCTTTTATAGATTTTACAACTTGAGGTATTATCTCTGCTGCTTTCTCAATAAATACCTTATCTCCTATTCTAATATCTTTTCTCTCTATTTCATGGAAGTTGTGTAAGCTTGCTCTCTTTACCTTACTACCTGATAGAAGTACCTCTTCTAATTCTGCAACTGGAGTAACCTTTCCTGTTCTTCCAACTTGCCAAGTTACCCCTAACATTGTTGTTGTAACTTGTTTAGCTGGAAATTTATATGCTATTGCCCATCTCGGACTTTTTGTAGTATTTCCTAAAATATTCCAAAGCTCTAACTCATCAACTTTAATAACCATTCCATCAGTTTCATAATCAAGATTCTCTTTTTCTTTTTCCCAATAATCTATTCTCTTTTTCAACTTACTAGCTGACTCTAAAACCTCACATACCCCAGTTGTTTTAAATCCCAATTTTTCTAAAAATTTTATACTTTCACTATGAGTTTTAACCCCATATTTTTCTGCATCAACTAAGAAGTAGAAGTAGCTATCTAAACCTCTCTCTTTTATTATACTCGAATCTATCTGTCTTAAAGTTCCACTTGCAGCATTTCTAGGGTTGGCAAATACCTCTTCTCCAGCTTCCATTCTTCTCTCATTAAGCTTTAAGAAGTTACTTAAAGGTAGAACAATCTCCCCTCTTACTTCTAAATCTAAAGGCTCTGGTAATTCATGTGGAATAGTTGCAATCTCCATAATATTCTCTGTTACATCTTCCCCTATTGCTCCATCTCCTCTAGTTACTCCCCTTACAAGTTTACCCTTCTCATATTGCACACTTATAGAAAGTCCATCTAATTTCAGTTCTAAAGCATATTTCAATTCTTTATCCTCTGGAATAAGTTTTCTTACTCTTTCAATAAAATCTCCTATCTCTCCCTCATTATATGTATTTGAAAGGCTCAACATAGGTTTCTTATGAGTTATCTTTTGAAACTTACTCTCTCTTAAATTTGTAGCTCCTACCTTTTCAGTTGGAGACTCTACATTTTTAAATTGTGGATATTCTTCTTCTAACTCTTTTAACTCCTTTATCAAATTATCATATTCCACATCTGAGATAAGACTTTCATTATTAGTATAGTAATATTGGTTATATTTTAAAATATCTTCTCTCATCTTCTCAATTTTCTTCTTTATATTATCTAGGTTTTCACCAAAATTCAGTGTCATTTTTTCCATTATTTTCTCCCTTATATATCACTTTATTTTTGTATATTATATCATGTTTTAGCAAATAATATTTGTTGAAGTTAAAAAAAAATGCTAAGATATTCTAAAGAAATATATTGAGGAGGATTGTTGGTATGGAACCTATTTTAATTTTTGGGCATAGACACCCAGACACAGATTCAATTTGTTCTTCTATTGCTCTTGCTGAATTAAAAAAAGAGATGGGAGTTACTGCTATTCCCTATCGTCTTGGAGATATAAATAAAGAGACAGAATTTGTTTTAAAACACTTTGGAGTAAAAACTCCTAAACTTTTAAAAACTGTAAGTGCACAAATATCAGACTTAACAAGTGTGGAGAAAACTGTTTTATCCTATGATGAATCTTTAAGATCTGCTTTGGATACTATGACTGTTGAAAACTTTTCCAGTCTTCCTGTTGTTGATGAAAAGAAACAATTAAAAGGGATGATTCATATTTCGGATATAGCCAATACATACTTAAATCTTGAACATTCAGACCTTTTTGGAAAATATAAAACAACTTTTGAAAACCTAAAAGATGTACTTGATGGAGTTATTGTAAGTGGAACTTATCCAAGTGGAATTATCACTGGAAATCTTAAAGCTATCTCTGAACTTGAAGATGTTACTCCAGGAGATATTGTTGTTACTACATCAATGGTTGATGGTATTGACCGTTCTATTAAAGCTGGAGCAAAAGTTATTATAGTTGCTTGTGAAGAAGATGATTTTATCAGTCCAAGAGTAACTTCAGATTGTGCTATTATGAGAGTTCATACAAGCTTATTTAAAACTATTAGTTTAATTAGTCAATCTCTATCTCTATCTTCTATATTAACTAATGCTAAATTCTATTCTTTTAAGAAAGATGATTTTTTACATGATATAAAAGATATTATGAAAGAGGCTACACAAACAAACTTCCCAGTTACAGAAAAAGATGGAACTGTTTATGGAACTATTAGAACTAAAAACTTAATCAACTTTACTAGAAAACAAGTTATCTTAGTAGATCACAATGAGAGAGCTCACTCTGTTGATGGATTACAAGATGCTAAAATTCTTCAAGTTATAGATCATCATAAATTTGGTAACTTTATAACTGATGAACCTGTTAAAATAAATGCTGAAATAGTAGGTTGTACATCTACTATTGTATATGAGCTTTTCAAAGATGCTAGAATTGTGCCTAGTAAAAAAGCTGCTGGACTTATGATGAGTGCTATTCTTTCTGATACACTATTATTTAAGTCTCCTACTTGCACTCAAAAGGATATTGATACAGTTAAAGAGCTTTCACAAATTTGTGAAATTCCTGACTATGAAGAATATGGAATGAATATGCTTATAGCTGGAACATCTTTAGCTAATAGAACTCCATTCGAAATTTTAACTACTGATATGAAAGAATTTTCAATGAATGGTATTCATATGGCTATTGCTCAAATAAATACAGTTGATGTAGCTGGAGTTTTAAGCAAACAAGTTGATCTTGAAAAAACTATGAAAGAGATAAATAAAAATGCTAATTACTCTATGTTTATCCTAGTAATTACAGATATTATTAAGTCTGGATCTTTTGCTATTGTTGTTGGAGATTTCCCAGAACTTGTAGAGAGAGCTTTCAGTGTAAAACTTGAAAATAATACTGCTTGGTTAGAAGGAGTAGTTTCTAGAAAGAAACAGGTAGTTCCTTTCTTAATGGCTGCTAGTCAAAGTTTAGAGTAAATAAATAAACTATAATTTATCTAACTAAACTCAGTTATCTAGTACATCGCTAGGTTTTGACAAAGTAT
This genomic window contains:
- the secA gene encoding preprotein translocase subunit SecA, which encodes MIGEIFKKIFGTKNDREIKRIRKIVDAINKLEPDFQKLTDEQLREKTAYFKERLSQGETLDAILPEAFATVREASKRVLGLRHYDVQLIGGIVLHEGKITEMKTGEGKTLVATCPVYLNALTGKGVHIITVNDYLAARDRDMMGRVYEFLGLTSGVILNGLNTEARKTAYNSDITYGTNSEFGFDYLRDNMVASADEKVQRELNYCIVDEVDSILIDEARTPLIISGAATETTKWYKIFYQIVSMLSRSYETEGIKDVKAKKEMNIPPEKWGDYEVDEKAKNIVLTEKGVAKVEKLLKIDNLYSPENVELTHYLNQALKAKELFKRDKDYLVREGQVIIIDEFTGRAMEGRRYSDGLHQAIEAKEGVNIAGENQTLASITLQNYFRMYNKLSGMTGTAETEAAEFVHTYGLEVIVIPTNKPVQRIDHPDLVYKTHKEKINAIIARIEELHAKGQPVLVGTISIKSSEDLSELLKAKKIPHNVLNAKFHAKEAEIVAQAGRYGAVTIATNMAGRGTDIMLGGNPEFLAIEEVGSRDAENYNEVLEKYKVQCDAEREKVMALGGLFILGTERHESRRIDNQLRGRAGRQGDPGASEFYLSLEDDLMRLFGSDRVKTVMEKLGLPEGEPITHSMINKAIANAQTKIESRNFGIRKNLLEFDDVMNKQRTAIYASRNEAMLKDDLKETILHMLRDTIHKAVVERFVGEYKEDWDIQGLADFLHERYGYTINDLNEYKSTSIENYSEKLYNEIVKEYEEKENRIGSDMMRRLEKYILFEVVDSRWREHLKSLDGLREGIYLRAYGQRDPIVEYKLLSGELYEKMLETIKEQTTSFLFKVIIKSPEEEMTPKEEVTRVKDNSEEVEAGADGEIKGDDPCPCGSGKKYKNCCGRL
- the ligA gene encoding NAD-dependent DNA ligase LigA produces the protein MEKMTLNFGENLDNIKKKIEKMREDILKYNQYYYTNNESLISDVEYDNLIKELKELEEEYPQFKNVESPTEKVGATNLRESKFQKITHKKPMLSLSNTYNEGEIGDFIERVRKLIPEDKELKYALELKLDGLSISVQYEKGKLVRGVTRGDGAIGEDVTENIMEIATIPHELPEPLDLEVRGEIVLPLSNFLKLNERRMEAGEEVFANPRNAASGTLRQIDSSIIKERGLDSYFYFLVDAEKYGVKTHSESIKFLEKLGFKTTGVCEVLESASKLKKRIDYWEKEKENLDYETDGMVIKVDELELWNILGNTTKSPRWAIAYKFPAKQVTTTMLGVTWQVGRTGKVTPVAELEEVLLSGSKVKRASLHNFHEIERKDIRIGDKVFIEKAAEIIPQVVKSIKEFRDGSEIQIVEPTECPVCQSPVAREEGQVDIKCTNPNCPGKIKGRIEYFVSRDAMNISGFGSKMVEKMLELGFIKNAGDIYNLKSHEEELVKIEKMGKRSVEKLLESIEESKKRDYSKVLYALGIPFIGKYSGKLLANASGNIDKLMNMSVEELMEIDGVGDKGAKAVYDFFRDSENIQLIEVLRGYGLQFAQEVKEEQSSEERIFEGKTFLFTGTLKNFKREEIKEEIEKLGGKNLSAVSKNLDYLIIGEKAGSKLKKAQELGTVKILTEDEFLEICGKK
- a CDS encoding putative manganese-dependent inorganic diphosphatase yields the protein MEPILIFGHRHPDTDSICSSIALAELKKEMGVTAIPYRLGDINKETEFVLKHFGVKTPKLLKTVSAQISDLTSVEKTVLSYDESLRSALDTMTVENFSSLPVVDEKKQLKGMIHISDIANTYLNLEHSDLFGKYKTTFENLKDVLDGVIVSGTYPSGIITGNLKAISELEDVTPGDIVVTTSMVDGIDRSIKAGAKVIIVACEEDDFISPRVTSDCAIMRVHTSLFKTISLISQSLSLSSILTNAKFYSFKKDDFLHDIKDIMKEATQTNFPVTEKDGTVYGTIRTKNLINFTRKQVILVDHNERAHSVDGLQDAKILQVIDHHKFGNFITDEPVKINAEIVGCTSTIVYELFKDARIVPSKKAAGLMMSAILSDTLLFKSPTCTQKDIDTVKELSQICEIPDYEEYGMNMLIAGTSLANRTPFEILTTDMKEFSMNGIHMAIAQINTVDVAGVLSKQVDLEKTMKEINKNANYSMFILVITDIIKSGSFAIVVGDFPELVERAFSVKLENNTAWLEGVVSRKKQVVPFLMAASQSLE